NNNNNNNNNNNNNNNNNNNNNNNNNNNNNNNNNNNNNNNNNNNNNNNNNNNNNNNNNNNNNNNNNNNNNNNNNNNNNNNNNNNNNNNNNNNNNNNNNNNNNNNNNNNNNNNNNNNNNNNNNNNNNNNGTTGCTATTGCCACCATTTCATGGGTGAGCTACAGCAGTAAGTAGCttgatttatgtttgtatattatttacaactaaGGCTTCCCCAAATTCGTcaggaattaaaaatttgtcaaaTGAACATACATTCTGTAATAAACTCGCTCCTAGCGACACAATCTCTATTCAATATAAGTTTGAGTGAATTTAAAAGATTGTTATATGCACTTGTTGTTACATTGCTATAATAAACTAACGCTTTGGTTCTCTATACCTGTACATTACTTGAGtatattgtgatatttatcACATATCACTAAATAGAGATGATTAGAGAAGAGAAACATTTATTGGAAATTACAACCATTCCAAATGCGTTTGAATTGTCCATTGTAAATTCGACTGTGACTCTTCGTTAGCTTAAGACTCGATGTGTTAATACAAATTGTATTGCCGttacatttaatgaaaatataatgtcaaCGTTCAGCAATTATTGATATcgctattttattatgattaatttaattttagacaACATCAGAAATATCGCAATGGCTACTGGCAGCAACCAATACGTCGGTGTTACCGCTACTGCTGCAGGCTTTGGAAGAACTGCTGACTGTGAGTATTTACAATCATATCAAATCACTAACGAGTTCtgatatacaatttaaacgacatttcatttcatactaCTGTAGCATGATTTCTTTACCATGTATGATAacaaatttactattttatataatatattatatgaattaaagcAAAGTAATATACACTATATGTGGGTGTAAAACTAGCTGATGAAATTGTGAAAAAGCAACTTCCTACATTTGAACTATTCATCACAGCCGCTGCCGGAGCCATCACCAACAACCAGGCCTTGAGACACGTTAACTTGCCCGTTATCACCAACGCTGAATGCGCTCGTGTCTATGGATCAAGCACAATCATCGCCTCTACACTCTGTGTCTCCGGTGCCAACGGTCGCAGCACTTGCTCTGGAGACTCTGGTGGCCCTCTCACCATCAACAACAATGGCCTACTGGtgggtatattttatttgttgattgATGTCGTTCTAaggaatgttttaaaattggatAAGAAAATATCGTAGTtctataaattctataatttcttCAATCCAAACAATATTGATGAAAGAATAACATTGAACAACTCtgaatcaaatttcaaatgtaaCTTCTCTCAACCAACAGATTGGTATCACCTCCTTCGGATCCGCCAGCGGCTGCCAACGAGGATTCCCGGCTGGTTTCGCAAGAGTCACATCATTCGAGTCCTGGTTCCGTTCCCGCATGTAAAGCCGCATACTGTTTTCACAATAAAGTTTCATTCGTTTAAATTGTCGTTTAATTGAAGTTACAACCTTGTTATCGTGCAAGAATTCTTTTTAtacgtaaattataatgtagtcATTTCACTCCTGGGTGCATCGCATAGTAGCTAGTTAGTACAAGAAATACCGGactatgaaatttttaatgaaattatatcaataggCCCTCAGATTACACATACAGAAAAAAGGCAGAATAAtagtttcaaaaaattttagggtgtataattgtgttatttataaaaaggttttcattactttttatgatttttcacttaaaaaattattttaattaataatctgtgataaattattcattagtG
The Zerene cesonia ecotype Mississippi chromosome 1, Zerene_cesonia_1.1, whole genome shotgun sequence DNA segment above includes these coding regions:
- the LOC119829880 gene encoding chymotrypsin BI-like; translated protein: MINLILDNIRNIAMATGSNQYVGVTATAAGFGRTADSAAGAITNNQALRHVNLPVITNAECARVYGSSTIIASTLCVSGANGRSTCSGDSGGPLTINNNGLLIGITSFGSASGCQRGFPAGFARVTSFESWFRSRM